The window GATAGGCATCGGCGCGGAAATCGAGCTTCTTGCGAGTCATTTTAATCGCTCGGCGCCATGTCGGCTGCCGGTCCTCAAAATCGAGAGTTGGATGGCACAGCCCAAGCGGGAGACGAAATGATCCCATCAGATCAATCGGGCTATGAATTAAGGGAAAACCGCATGTCGGGCGCGCTTGAGGCGGGCCGCGAATGGAAATGACCTAGTGTCGGGACATTCCGCACGGGAAGGTTTCGATGATTGCTGGCATGCAACGCCTCCCTTATGTTTGAACTAAAGCGGTGAGCGTTTTGTACCGAAGCAATTCGCCATTGCCAAGCGGATATTTGCAACCTTACAGAAAGTGATGCGGAAACGACACACCTTGTGCGCTTGCGAGGAGACAGGTCGACCGGCGTGCTCGCCGATAACGGCATCGCCGTCAGTTGTCTACCGCTGGAGCACCCCGAGCTTCTGCCTCTGCCTGCCGACGTCAAGGAGGGCCGCTATTTCCTCTACCGCAGGACGTAATCCCCGCTCAGGAGGCGCAGGAATAGGATGTCGCCGGGAGCGCGGTCAGTTTTGCCTCGAAGTCGGCGGCGATTTTGTCCAGCGTCACGCTGTCCAACCGTTGCAGGAGCAGGGCCTGGGCTTCCTTCATCGCGTCGCCAAGGGCGACATTCACCGCCTGCTCCACACGACACTGCGGCTGATCGTCGGCTGGGCCGATGGCGAAGAGATGCGGCTCGCCGATGGCGCGGTAGACGTCGAGAAGGGTAATCTCAGACAACGGGCGCACCAGCGTCCAGCCACCGCCATGGCCTTTTTCGGAGCGGACGTAGCCCTGTTCGCGAAGGCCGGCCATGGTGCGGCGGACGACAACCGGATTGGTGTTCAGCATTTTCGCAATCATGTCGGAGGTCGCCGAATGCTGGTGTTTATCCATGTGGATCAGCACGTGCAGCATGCGTGAAAGGCGGCTGTCATTGCGCATGATTCTCTTCCTGTCGATCGGGAGGGTCATTATCGCAAGCCGATCGTAACAAGACAAGTAACATGATGCTTGACGGCGCCAGTTCATGTAACTTATGTTGAGTCATGAGTTCAATATCAAGGGAGAGCCCCATGCCGTTCGAAGCCATTATCATCGGCGGAAACTTCGCCGGCCTTTCGGCCGCCATGCAGCTGGCCCGGGCGCGGCGGCGGGTTCTGCTTATTGACGCCGGAGCGCCGCGCAATCGGTTTTCTGAAGCGTCGCATGGGTTCTTGGGCCAGGACGGCCAGACGCCGGCAGCGATCATGCGGGAGGGAAAACGGCAGCTTTCGCTCTATCCGAGCATCACCATCCGCGAGGGGAAAGTCGTCCGGGCGCAGAGCGATGGTGACGCGTTCATCGTCAGCACCGAAGACGGCGGCGAAGAACGAGCCGCGCGCATCCTACTTGCAACCGGCGTCAGCGACACGCTGCCCAAAATCCCCGGCCTGCAGGAGCGATGGGGCCGCTCCGCGCTGCACTGTCCCTATTGCCACGGTTTTGAGGTCAGCGGCGGCAAGCTCGGCGTTCTCGCAAACCATCCGCATTCGGCCCATTCGGCCATGATGATCCCGGACTGGGGAGCGACGACCTTTTTCACCCAAGCGCTGTTCGAGCCTGATGAAGAGCAATTGGTGAAGCTGACCGGCCGAGGCGTCCGGATCGAACGCAGCCCTATCGTGGAATTGTTGGGCGAAAATCCGAAGCTTGAGGCCGTTCGCCTCGCCGATGGCCGCGTCCTGCCGCTCGATGCCGTCTTCGTCGCGCCGAAAACGGCGATGGCGAGCCCGGTTGCCGAACAGCTCGGCTGCGCCTTTGACGACGGCCCGTTCGGGCCAATCATTCGGATCGCCGATAACAAGGAAACCACCGTCAAGGGTGTCTTCGCCGCCGGCGATGCGGCAAGCGCCATGCACAATGCCACGCTCGCCTCCGCCTCAGGCGTGCTCGCCGGCGTGCACTGCCATCAATCGCTTGTCATGCAGTCGGCCGTATAGCCTCTAAGGCAAAAACAGTACGTTGTACTGATCGAAATCGCCCGGCAGCTCACGGACCTTCATTTCCTCTTCGCGATCCTCGAAGATGACGAGGCAATTCTCGTAGAAGCCGGAAAGCATTGATATGAAGGCCTTCGTTCCCTCCGGGCCGTAAAAAAGCGGCGTGAACTCCATGTAGAGCGGCACGCGGCGGGCAAGCAGCGGCTGCATTGAGCGGCAGGCGACCGGCTCGTAGCCCTCGATATCCATCCAGACAAGGCCGATTGCGGCCGGATCGACCGAAAGTCCGGCAAGGATCTCGGAAACCGGCTTCACCGGCACACTGATCTTCTTGTCTGTCGGGCTTTGGCGGATGGCGCTGCTCTTGCCGTGATTGTTGAGGTTGAGGAAAAAGTCGATCTCGCCTTCGTGTTCGCCGGCGGCGCAGTTGACGAGGCGGACCTTCTCCTCCAGCCGGTTCTGGCGGATGTTAAGTTGAAGAAGCGGGAAATTGCGTGGATCGGGCTCGATGCTGATGATTTTGATGTAGGTGTCGCTGAGGGCGAAATAGACGGTCTGGGTGCCGATATTGCCGCCGATCTCCAGCAGCGTCGCGTCCTTTCGCAAAAGGCCGCGCTCGCGCAGGATGACGATCAGCCGGTCGACGGCCTCGCGTTCGAAATGGCCCTTCCGGAAGACCTTGCGGCCGATATAGTCGGCGGGCGAGAAGGTCATCAGGTGGTCGCCGGCATCGACCGTCATCGAGACGACGCGCGGGCCGATATTCTCGATCAGCAGGCGGCGGCCGAAGCGGGTGTCGAAGAAGCGCGAAGCGGCGGCATTGCGCGCCTTGCGCAAGCGGCGGCTCCAGTATTTGGCGGTCAGCCAGGGCTTGCCGGGCATCAGGCTTTTCCTTCGAGCGGCTCTGCCGCTTTCTCTCTCGGAATGACGTAGACTTTCAAGGGCAGGGCCCGGCCGCGCACACTGATTTCACGGCTTTCGATGCCGGCGAGATCAGCACCCGAAAGGGTCGCTACCGGCTCGGAGATGACGATCGCCGCCTCAAACTCCTTGGCAGCGGTCTCGAGCCGGCTCGCAACATTGACGGTATCGCCGATCGCCGTCATGCTGCGCACCCGGCCGTATCCCATCGTGCCGACGACGGCCGGGCCGGTGTGAATGCCGATCGCGATGCGCAGCGGCAGCGCCAGTTCGTCGGCCAGCTCGGCGGCGAGTTTCTCGATCTCGGCGACGATCGCTGCTGCAGCGGCGAGCGCCTGGCGGCAGGCTTCCTCCGGCGTGGAGTTGAGCCCGAAGAGCGCCATGGCGCCGTCGCCGATGAACTTGTCGAGCCGCCCGCCCGACTGCTCCACCGCCTTGCCGATGATGGCGAAATAGCGGTTCAGCAGGAAGACGACATCGAAGGGCAGGCGGGTTTCCGTCAGCGTGGTGAAATGGCGGATATCGACGAAGAGCACGGCGATCTCGCGCTCGCGGCCGGGGCTCGTCTCCTGGCTGTTGGCGGGAAGGGCCGCCTCGATCGCCGGCACGAGAAGTGGCGCGACGGCAACGTCGCGGTTCGGGCGAAGCTGGCAGGCGAGCCGGACATCCGGGCCGGCATTGATGCGCCTCAATGTCGTCTGTTCCATCTTGTCGGGGGCCGGCAGGCTGTCATAATCGCCAAGGATCTGCACGCGGCAGGTGGAGCACTGGCCCTTGCCGCCGCAGACGGCATAGTGCGGTAGGCCGCCGAGCCGGCTTGCTTCCAGCACCGAGAAGCCGCGCGGCACACGGATCACCTCGCCGCCCGGATAATGCACGGCGACCTGGTCAAGTCGCTCCTTCAGCTTGCGCCGGGCGCGGGCGAAGACGACGATGAGGAGAGAGGCGGAGAAGGCGCCGTAGAGCCCGGCACGGATCATGGCGACCTGCCGGTGAACTTCCGGGTTCGAGGCGTAACGGGTGTTGACGCCCTCCTTGTAGGCGCTGATCGTCATTGCCTCCTGGTAGGAGGGATCGGCAAGCGTCCGGCCCATTTCGACGAAGCCGAGCAGCGAGAGCACCGGCACAAGGATCGCAAGCGCCAGCAGCAGCGGCGCAAAGTCCGGATACCAGGGCCGATAGCGCAGCCAGAAATGGATGCCGATGCAGCCGTGGATCCAGACGGCGACGACACCGAACACCTGCCGCACGCCGTTTGTCGGGTTCCTGATCCAGAGCGTACTGATGACCGTCTCGTAGTCATCGATGTAGCCGTAGAACTCGTGGGCGATGCGCGTGCCGATGACATGATCCATGAGCAGCAGCGGGATCATCAGGCCGAGCACGATCTGCGCCATTTCCCCCTTCGGCATGACGAGGCTGCGGCGCATGTAGATGGCGCGCAGCACCAGTGCGATATGGATGAGCACCGACGAATAGAAGATTGCGGTACCCAGAGGATTGCGCCAGATCGCCAGAAAGAGGTGGGCAGCCTTATCGGCAGCGGTGACTGAAATCAGGCCAATCGCATGGTTCGACAAATGCAGCAGAACGAAGATGAAAATGACGAGGCCGGAACCGAGCCTCGCCCTTCTGATCGCACGTTCCGAAAAAATCCCTGTGGCCGAGACCGTCGTCATTCATTCCCGTTCTTGTCGATGTAACTGCAGGCCCATAGAGATTGAGAAAGAGGCGGAATTGCTTCGATCGCGATCACATTTCATATGCTTATGCGCAAGTTTTCGGCAAAGGGACAATAGCGGAATTTTCCCGACAGGCGCGAAAGTTGTAAACAGTGTGTCTTACCTGAGGTGTTCCAATGCGGGTGGCTTTCTACGCGCCGATGAAATCGCCGAACCATCCGGTGCCGTCCGGCGACCGGCTGATGGCGCGGCTGTTGATCCAGGCGCTGGAGCTCGCCGGGCACGAGGTCGACGTCGTCTCCGAATTCCGCACCTATGCCTCGACGCCGGAGGCGGCAGCCGCGCTCGAACCCGCTATCCGCGCGGAGCTGGAGCGACTGCGGCTGACATGGAAATCCGAGCTGCGACCGGAACTCTGGTTCTGCTATCACCCCTATTACAAATCGCCCGATCCCTTCGGGCCGGCGATATCTGCCGAATTCGCCATTCCCTATGTCACCGCCGAAGCCTCCTATGCGGCAAAACGTGACCGAACCGGCTGGGCAGCATCACAGAAGCGCGTGGGCGAGGCGATCATGCAGGCGGCGGTCAATATCAGCTTCACCGAACGTGACCAGGCCGGGCTTTCAGCCACCTTTCCGCAGGCGAGGCTTGCCGGGCTGACACCTTTCATCGAGACGGCGCTGTTCGAGAAGGTGTCGCCGGCGTCCGATCCGCACCGGCTGATGACCGTCGCGATGATGCGGGCCGGCGATAAGATGGACAGTTACGCGATGCTTGCAAAAGCGTTGCGGCTGATCGAAGACCAGCCTTGGACGCTGGCCGTCATCGGCGATGGTCCGATGCGGCAGGAGGTGCAGGCGCTCTTTGCCGACTTTCCCGGCCGAATCGAATGGCTGGGCGAGCGGAATGCCGGCGAGATCGCCGAACTGCTCGGGCGCGGCGGCGTCTATGTCTGGCCCGGCTGCGGCGAGGCCTATGGCCTTGCCTATCTGGAGGCCCAGGCCGCCGGCCTGCCCGTCGTCGCGCAGGAAACGGCAGGCGTGCCAGCGGTGGTCGAGGCTGGCGTGACCGGGCTGCTGACGCCGGATGGCGATGTCGCCGCCTATGCCGACGCCGTGGCTGCCCTGCTTGACGACAGGCAAAGGCGCGACGCCATGGGGCAGGCGGCGCGGCGCTTCGTGCTCGGCGAGCGCTCGCTTGCGATGGCGGCGCAGCTATTGAACGGAATTTTGCGCGACAGCGCAGCAACAGGAGTGACGTGATGACCGACGGAATAGCCTGGGACCCCCTGCGCCGCGAGCTTGACCGCTGGCAGGCCGCCGGCCGCGTGGCGCGGTTCTGGCTGCGGGATGACGACGCCATCGAGCCGACGCAGGCGCTGGAGACGCTGATGGCGCTGGCGGGCGAAAGCGGGGTTCCGCTGATGCTCGCGGTCATTCCCGGCCTGACCGGCGAGGCCTTGGCCGCGCGCCTAGTGGAGGAAACAGTCATCACTGTTGCGGTGCATGGCTGGTCTCATACGAACCATGCGGGGCCGGAGGCGAAGAAGCAGGAACTCGGCGGTGAGCGGCCGGCGGAGGTCGTGCTCGGCGAGTTGCGTGAAGGGTTCCGGCTGCTAAAGCGGCTGCATCCGGCCCGCTTCCTGCCGATGCTGGTGCCGCCGTGGAATCGGATCGACGCGGCCCTCATCCCGGCG of the Rhizobium brockwellii genome contains:
- a CDS encoding Rrf2 family transcriptional regulator; protein product: MRNDSRLSRMLHVLIHMDKHQHSATSDMIAKMLNTNPVVVRRTMAGLREQGYVRSEKGHGGGWTLVRPLSEITLLDVYRAIGEPHLFAIGPADDQPQCRVEQAVNVALGDAMKEAQALLLQRLDSVTLDKIAADFEAKLTALPATSYSCAS
- a CDS encoding NAD(P)/FAD-dependent oxidoreductase; protein product: MPFEAIIIGGNFAGLSAAMQLARARRRVLLIDAGAPRNRFSEASHGFLGQDGQTPAAIMREGKRQLSLYPSITIREGKVVRAQSDGDAFIVSTEDGGEERAARILLATGVSDTLPKIPGLQERWGRSALHCPYCHGFEVSGGKLGVLANHPHSAHSAMMIPDWGATTFFTQALFEPDEEQLVKLTGRGVRIERSPIVELLGENPKLEAVRLADGRVLPLDAVFVAPKTAMASPVAEQLGCAFDDGPFGPIIRIADNKETTVKGVFAAGDAASAMHNATLASASGVLAGVHCHQSLVMQSAV
- a CDS encoding FkbM family methyltransferase — protein: MPGKPWLTAKYWSRRLRKARNAAASRFFDTRFGRRLLIENIGPRVVSMTVDAGDHLMTFSPADYIGRKVFRKGHFEREAVDRLIVILRERGLLRKDATLLEIGGNIGTQTVYFALSDTYIKIISIEPDPRNFPLLQLNIRQNRLEEKVRLVNCAAGEHEGEIDFFLNLNNHGKSSAIRQSPTDKKISVPVKPVSEILAGLSVDPAAIGLVWMDIEGYEPVACRSMQPLLARRVPLYMEFTPLFYGPEGTKAFISMLSGFYENCLVIFEDREEEMKVRELPGDFDQYNVLFLP
- a CDS encoding adenylate/guanylate cyclase domain-containing protein; amino-acid sequence: MTTVSATGIFSERAIRRARLGSGLVIFIFVLLHLSNHAIGLISVTAADKAAHLFLAIWRNPLGTAIFYSSVLIHIALVLRAIYMRRSLVMPKGEMAQIVLGLMIPLLLMDHVIGTRIAHEFYGYIDDYETVISTLWIRNPTNGVRQVFGVVAVWIHGCIGIHFWLRYRPWYPDFAPLLLALAILVPVLSLLGFVEMGRTLADPSYQEAMTISAYKEGVNTRYASNPEVHRQVAMIRAGLYGAFSASLLIVVFARARRKLKERLDQVAVHYPGGEVIRVPRGFSVLEASRLGGLPHYAVCGGKGQCSTCRVQILGDYDSLPAPDKMEQTTLRRINAGPDVRLACQLRPNRDVAVAPLLVPAIEAALPANSQETSPGREREIAVLFVDIRHFTTLTETRLPFDVVFLLNRYFAIIGKAVEQSGGRLDKFIGDGAMALFGLNSTPEEACRQALAAAAAIVAEIEKLAAELADELALPLRIAIGIHTGPAVVGTMGYGRVRSMTAIGDTVNVASRLETAAKEFEAAIVISEPVATLSGADLAGIESREISVRGRALPLKVYVIPREKAAEPLEGKA
- a CDS encoding glycosyltransferase family 4 protein, whose amino-acid sequence is MRVAFYAPMKSPNHPVPSGDRLMARLLIQALELAGHEVDVVSEFRTYASTPEAAAALEPAIRAELERLRLTWKSELRPELWFCYHPYYKSPDPFGPAISAEFAIPYVTAEASYAAKRDRTGWAASQKRVGEAIMQAAVNISFTERDQAGLSATFPQARLAGLTPFIETALFEKVSPASDPHRLMTVAMMRAGDKMDSYAMLAKALRLIEDQPWTLAVIGDGPMRQEVQALFADFPGRIEWLGERNAGEIAELLGRGGVYVWPGCGEAYGLAYLEAQAAGLPVVAQETAGVPAVVEAGVTGLLTPDGDVAAYADAVAALLDDRQRRDAMGQAARRFVLGERSLAMAAQLLNGILRDSAATGVT
- a CDS encoding polysaccharide deacetylase family protein, with the protein product MTDGIAWDPLRRELDRWQAAGRVARFWLRDDDAIEPTQALETLMALAGESGVPLMLAVIPGLTGEALAARLVEETVITVAVHGWSHTNHAGPEAKKQELGGERPAEVVLGELREGFRLLKRLHPARFLPMLVPPWNRIDAALIPALPGLGFAALSVYGRAKQEGPVPLLNTHVDIIDWHGTRGGRGEAELVVELVAELRDRFAGSEEPIGVLTHHLVHDAAAWDFLSALFAITARHPAVGWSAASELLGP